The following nucleotide sequence is from Phacochoerus africanus isolate WHEZ1 chromosome 6, ROS_Pafr_v1, whole genome shotgun sequence.
aagataaaactgaTTAATACTACCTCATTACTTACAATACTGCTTCCAGTAATTTTGTTCATTCTTATAAAGTATTGCATTTAACAGCAAAGGTTTAAAAATTGAGACAGAGCTGCATCAGCGAAAGAAAATACAAGTactatacaagaaaaaaattgccatcTTCATTTAACATACATGTTTAAGATTAAGAAAATGGACAGAAACATACGGCTACATACAAATGCAAGGCCTAGTGACTAAGAGACTGTATCTGCTAAAATATAAAGTGCAAACGGAGCCTGATTATCCAAGAATTGAAATCTTAAGGCGAACTTATAGCATGTGTATTTAGAACAACTTTGCAAGTTATATTTTAGCATATACATATACCTGCAACAGCATATAAGAAGAAATCAAGATACACAAGTGCTTTTGAAGCTATTTCTAAAATGCTTTTCTGTATTGTTTGtgactattttctttaaaagctacTATACAGTGCAAACCATATGAGCTACACAATAACTATACAATAACATTACAAATGACTTtaatataaagtttttaaataaaaaataacataaccaCAGCTATGAATACTGctggtaaaataaattaatttttttttgaaaatggcaCCAATAATACACCTTACTAATGGACTGTAATGAAATTACACCGTTAAGTCTTCAACTCAGCCATAAGGAATTACCTCCCGATTGCCCAGATGTAATTCCAACAgctttttcgtttttgtttttttctggactGGGTAGAACAACATACTCAACACTGGTACCAAAGGTGATGGATGCTTATTTATTTAGTGATTTCATTTGACGTGTTCTGCTGCATGTGATGAGCAGTAAAACTTCTTGTGAGTTATAAAGTTTGAGAGGTTGTTGAACTGAATATCACACAGCCGGCAGTATTTGCCACTGGAGGGAGCTTGGGTAGAGCCATTCACACCTTTAGCTATGCTAGACAACTGGTCCTCTGCGGAAGGAATGCCTGGTGAGACGTTCTCGTTTGTGCCTAACGGGTTCTCAGAGATCCAGGAGGGAGACTTGTGACCATCTTCGTGCTGAGGGTTCTGGGCAATGTTCTCTTGCTGCGGGTTGGCGGCAGGTCGCTCGTCTTGCTTCAGTCCCCCATTCACGATGACCATGCCTCGATTTTTGGGCAACAGCGGCAGGGAATCTTTCTTCGGCCCCGCACACCCATTGGAAGCAGCCTGGCCTTTGGGAGAGTCATTTTCCGCATTTGTGCTTTGCTCCACATCAGCGTTATGGATGACCAGAGAACCAGAAATATAATCGCTTGGCTTTATTCCATAATACGGAGAAAGCTGGTCAGCTCCTTTGGCCTTCTTTATTGCTCCGGGGTAAAGGCATTGCGGaagaaacaaatgtttgttttcttcttttgtcgcGATGAGCTGAGCGGCTTCACTAAAGACTTTCAGGCCCTGCAGGGTTGCTAAGTGGGAGGAAAATAAGTTTCCATTGGGGGAAGGCTGCTTCCGATTCCCATTTTTCTCGCATTTTATTATGCTTCTTTCATAGCCGACTTCAGGGCTGCTTCGTTCACTCTCTGGATTTGGAAACACTTTGCTGTCGAGCGAACCCAGGTCACTACGCTGATGTGCGGTGACCGGGCAGAAATTCTGCTTGTGGGCCAGGTAGTTCTCGACCTTGTTGAAACTGATCTTGCACACGGTGCACTCGTGGTAGTCCAGCAGCCTTTTGGGAGAGGCGGTCGTCCGCTCAGACTGGGATAAACATTTTTTGCTGAGATCGATGGGCACGTCCATCTCCAAGCAGGAGACGCTGGAATGGCTGGTGTCACATTTGGAAACCGGAACGCATTTGTTAATCGTCAGGGAAGTTTCCAAGTGCTTTGAGACAATTCCTGGAAAGATATCACATCTCGGGTGATAGCACTCTCCCAGCGCTTCCGTGGGTTCTTGAGTGGAGGTACAAGGATTACTGAGGTTGGCTACGTCAAGAAACCGCTGCTGGACCAGGGGAGGCCTTTGTTCCTGCTCAGGCAGGCACATCTCGTACATCTTCCTGCGCTTGCGCGTGCGCATGGTTCTCTGCATGGCAGGCACTTTGTTGGAAGCAGACCTCTTCAGCGGAGGGTCGTGGCGCGTAGCGCAGTAATACTGTTTGTGGACCATGTATGTCTCGTGCCGGCTGAAAGTAATGTTGCAAGCTTCACAGGTCGTCTTATTTGGGTCACTCTCCCCATCCACTAAGGGGACACTGGGGTTTTTCACATCAACAggttttccattaattttatcATCATTACTGTTGGGAGTAGAGAGCTTCTTAGCTTGAGCGGAAAAGTCCTTGTCATGGCCCTTCCCATTTGGCCCAATTAAATCTAGAACAGTGTTAGAACTGATGCAGGATGTTTGAAGAAGTGGATTCTCAGGATCAGCAGAATGAGTGGCTGGGTTGAGAAGGTTTATAGAGGTTTGGCCCGCGTTGGGACTCACAGCCTCGGGCATCTTTTCTGaaacaccagggaactctggggacTTGGCCATCTGCTGCCATCGGCTGCTGCAGTAATGTTTTTTGTGCACTAGGTAATTATCCAAATTATTGAATGTTATGTTACATTCAAAACAGGTAGCCCCCTTGGGCATCAAAGGGCTGTAAATTACAGGTGGGTAGCTACTACTTCCGTGCCTCAGTCGCCGATGCACCAGTTCAGACATCTTGGCTAAGATCTCTGAAGCTTGAGGGACCATTGTGATGTCTTGGGGAAAAGCAAACTGAGATAGAAAGGGTCCCACAGGGAAAGAAGTTCCAATATTAGGCTGAACTGGAGATGAGGCGAGCCTTGGGCTAGAGggctcagattttatttttgtgtaagaaaagctttgtttgtttgttgcagGCTGAATCTCAGGCCTCTGGTTAGTGAGAAAGAGCTGCGTCTTTTTCTCACACTTGTCCAGCTCTGTGTCTGAGCTCGCATCTTTAGTCTGCATGGCCTTTTGGCTCTGGGGTAGTTCGCTTCTGGTCAGCAGGTCTGTGGCTGGCTGTAAGCTGTCTTCCGTTCCACTTGGAGAGTGTTCCATGTCACTTTCTCTTGGAAGTTTGCTGCCAGGGACATGGAGCTCCTGGTGCTGCAATAACTCCCTCTGAGTCTGGAAGCCAAAGTGGCAGTGATTGCATCGGAAGGCAGCTTGAGTGAGATGGGAGAACAGGTGTTGGTGAAAGTTGATCACAGAATCAGCAGTGTAGCTACAGACGGTGCATTTTAGACTAGCACCAGGGGGGAGGAATTCTTCCATTTTCACTCCTGGAGAAACATGCAAAATCAGAATACTGAGAAACCACACATATTGGTTTTCTAATGATATGAATCATTACTAATGATTTGATGTCTTCAAGACAGGAGAAATGAAATCTTTCAGAATCTCATTTGTGATgttaactttttttgtgtgaCCATATGTGATAATAACAGCACTATATAGTTTCCAATGAGTATTTTGGcatttcatgaatattttgaCAGTGTAATGGGATAGGCatcattatttcaattttcagGTCAGGAAACAAACAAGGAGGCTAAAGGAATTGATTATGGTAATAAAGTTACTCAGTGATGGAATCAGGCTTAAAGGTCAGATTTTATAATTTGTAATTCAATAACCTTCTTATAACAACACTATGTTCTACATTGGGAAGATGTAGTCTTTTATTAGAGTTGATAACCTGTGTGCAAATTATATAACTCTTAGTTATAGTGTGCTATAGTGTGTGCTAGATTAGGTCTTTATTCAaaagaatccaaataggaaccatttTATAAAGTAATTCATAACCTCCTAACTCATCTTTGGTCCAACTTTAGAACTTTATTCATTGGTTTTACTGAACATGGTGTATCTCTATCTAGGGCTGATATTCAGCAGGTAGCAGGTACCAGTATGACTGATATAGTCATTTAGCACTGGCATCCATGCTGATTGATCACTGCTTGTTTATAgttgtttattaaatattttgactaTCACCACTGGCTAGTGGGTAAGACCCAATGAAatactgtgatttataagaaaCATACATTTGGCCATTCAGATGAGCAAAATATATTTCCctatatatttggtctttatcCTTGGTTCCTGGCTCAGAGcttctaaaactcttagaatttCCTACGATAAAAGTGACATAAATATGTCTTTGTTATATTAATGTGTTGACTTTAGAAAGTGCTTAGGTAACATAAGGATAGGGGCTGATTTCTAGGAGAACCAACTCTGTGATtggagggttggaactttcactCCCCTCCTCTACCTttgggaagaggggctggagattaAGTTCCATTGCCAATGGTCAGTGACCTAATCAACCATAGCTATGTAATGAAACCTCCATAGAACTCTACAAAAAAACAGAGTTCAGAGAGCATCTACGTTGGTAAACATATGAAAATTTGGGGAGAGAAGCAGGCCATGAGAGAGCACGGAAGCCCCTTGCCCATTTCCCCAaccttgccctatgcatctcaTCCAtgtggctgttcctgagttatattcTTCTATAATAAAGCAGAAATCTGGTGAATATATGggttttctgagttctgtgagccactctaacaaattaatcaaaccaaagagggagaggggagtCTTTGTAATCTCTGATTTATAGCAGATTGGTCGAAGCACAATAGACTGAAGTCTgaattggggtgggggtgagggtcaGTCTTGCAGGACTGACCCCTTAGTCTGTGTAATTTAACGCTATCTCTGGGTAGTGTTAGAACTGAATGGAactgaattgtaggacacccagatGGTGTCTGAAGAAGTACTTGAAAGGGGGTCAGGGGAAGCCCTTTCCCTATGAATTGGAATTGAGATCTGGATACTTTTAATTAAGGTCAACTCTTCTTTCCATTTGTTGGCATACGGTTAAACCAGGCTTGGTTCATCCTCTCTGCACTCTAGACTAAAATGAGAATAGCCTTTTATATTCATAAGAGGAAAATATGGAGAGAAAATTGTCCTATAGAGATAAAAAGGGGACTTCttatatttgtctctttttcctccttagctaataaaatactcttttaaaaaaattattattgagcTGGCAAGATCCTTCTATCTCTATTTTTGTATTGTACGTGACTTTACTCACCATGTGAGACAACCAAAGTGTTTCTGCTTCCCCTGCTTTATCACCTACATAAAGACAGCTTATTTgtagggaaagagaagaggatgAGTAGAAAGGAAATTGCCTATTTATATAGGTGCAAAGACAACAGCTTACACTGTACTAGGGCACTGGAGGTTGGAGTTAGTTTTTTTAAACTAAGCacctatttcagtttttaattattCAACCCAAGCAAAGGAAGTCACTCAGAGGTATCTTACACGTTTTGTGTTCTAGGTGATAAAGAACTGATTCGCCAAACTTGGTTTGCCCTATCCAAGAATGTTCCAGGAAATATCGAAAATTAATATAATTCTGTGCATTTGATTCACttcagatgtttttaaaatatagagattAGAGTACTATGTGATGATACTGACAACATTTGGGTGTACAACTCCAAAATAAATGGGAATAGTTGCCACCTTGCTATTAAGAATtggcttaaaaaatttttttctagcctaatttttcttaaaaagttaaaacatagCACTACAAGtggttttatttcaaaaatctcCTTAAGCTGTTATGATGCACAATCTGGAAGTTGAAAGCATTTTATAGATccatatttaaaagttaatttctcTCAAGTGTGATTTTTATTGGATCTAACAAAATAACAGCTTTActtcaattcaacaaatacttatttttatgtaCCTACTATTTAGTCCCTACCATGTGAGAAATAATATGGTCAGATTCCAAAGATGACTTGAtccttaaatgaatgaatattaatgACAATATACAAAGGGTATtgagattttctttctaaaattgatgaagaaaaaaatagaatagatagAAAGATTTGGACTGTGCATTGAGCACTATAGGTTATtaggaactatactcagtattttgtaataatctgtaaGGGAAGGGAATAAGGCATCTGAAACTgacaaacgtgtgtgtgtgtgtgtatatatatatatatacatacatgtatatatatataatatgtgtttctatatctatctatatcttttttttttgtctttttgccttttctagggctgctcccatggcatatggaggttcccaggctaggggtctaatcggagctgtagctgctggcctatgccagagccacagcaatgcaggatctgagccaagtttgcaacctacaccacagctcacggtaatgctgggtccttaacccactgagcaaggccagggactgaacccacaacctcgtggttcccagttggattcattaaccactgcaccacaatgggaactccatatatctatctatatctgaatcactgtgctttacacctgaaactaacatgacattgtaaatcaagtatacgtCAATTAAATTATGAACAAACTCACACTCAAGTCCTTTGAACAGAATATATTGACTGTATGTGATATACAATAACCAGTGGATACAGCAAGTtagttttgattttatatatatatgtttatatgtattatGAATGTAGGTACAGGCATCTATATGCATGTGTATAGAGAAAGAATATCATCTCCTGgtgcaaaagaagaaataaaggaggtACTTACCACTGTGTGAGTTGAGGTGCATTTCTAGAGCTCGGGCATTTGAGAAGCTCTTGGTGCATTGTGGGAAGGGGCACAGACTGGAAATCTGAGGAGTGCTGTCTTCGTTCTCCTCTGACACAGGGGCAGCTTCTCTTTGCCTCCCGCTGCAATAGTACATCAAATGGGCTTGCAGATTCCGCTCACTCCTATACCAGATGCCACAGGACTTGCAAGGGAATATATCCTCTGCAGACGGAGAGACAGGGACACATTAGCTGCTGCCCATTGGGAGCCAATCATGGGTAAAGCAGCATTTGGTTCAATTTTCCTCAGAGCTGGCTTTTAAGTTCTGAGTAGACAGTGACAAGTGCAGTCTTGGGTGGTGTTCCATAGTACAGGAACGAGCTTTTAAAAGAATGTTACACTCAATGTAATTTACCTTCCCACAGACACTTTAGAAAGTCGTACTGTAGGAGACTTCCAACATAAAGCACAATCCTAAactgtttatatttgtatttctggTTTAGAAGAATATGCATTTATAAACAGCAATGTGAAATTGATTAAAAG
It contains:
- the ZFPM2 gene encoding zinc finger protein ZFPM2 isoform X3: MSRRKQSKPRQIKRDDEGVQETAESDGDTQSEKPGQPGVETDDWDGPGELEMFQKDGERKIQSRQQLPVGTTWGPFAGKMDLNNNSLKTKAQVPMVLTAGPKWLLDVTWQGVEDNKNNCIVYSKGGQLWCTTTKAISEGEELIAFVVDFDSRLQAASQMTLTEGMYPARLLDSIQLLPQQAAMASILPTAIVNKDIFPCKSCGIWYRSERNLQAHLMYYCSGRQREAAPVSEENEDSTPQISSLCPFPQCTKSFSNARALEMHLNSHSGVKMEEFLPPGASLKCTVCSYTADSVINFHQHLFSHLTQAAFRCNHCHFGFQTQRELLQHQELHVPGSKLPRESDMEHSPSGTEDSLQPATDLLTRSELPQSQKAMQTKDASSDTELDKCEKKTQLFLTNQRPEIQPATNKQSFSYTKIKSEPSSPRLASSPVQPNIGTSFPVGPFLSQFAFPQDITMVPQASEILAKMSELVHRRLRHGSSSYPPVIYSPLMPKGATCFECNITFNNLDNYLVHKKHYCSSRWQQMAKSPEFPGVSEKMPEAVSPNAGQTSINLLNPATHSADPENPLLQTSCISSNTVLDLIGPNGKGHDKDFSAQAKKLSTPNSNDDKINGKPVDVKNPSVPLVDGESDPNKTTCEACNITFSRHETYMVHKQYYCATRHDPPLKRSASNKVPAMQRTMRTRKRRKMYEMCLPEQEQRPPLVQQRFLDVANLSNPCTSTQEPTEALGECYHPRCDIFPGIVSKHLETSLTINKCVPVSKCDTSHSSVSCLEMDVPIDLSKKCLSQSERTTASPKRLLDYHECTVCKISFNKVENYLAHKQNFCPVTAHQRSDLGSLDSKVFPNPESERSSPEVGYERSIIKCEKNGNRKQPSPNGNLFSSHLATLQGLKVFSEAAQLIATKEENKHLFLPQCLYPGAIKKAKGADQLSPYYGIKPSDYISGSLVIHNADVEQSTNAENDSPKGQAASNGCAGPKKDSLPLLPKNRGMVIVNGGLKQDERPAANPQQENIAQNPQHEDGHKSPSWISENPLGTNENVSPGIPSAEDQLSSIAKGVNGSTQAPSSGKYCRLCDIQFNNLSNFITHKKFYCSSHAAEHVK
- the ZFPM2 gene encoding zinc finger protein ZFPM2 isoform X2, producing the protein MNTSEEAWTFEVKNSLFQGDDEGVQETAESDGDTQSEKPGQPGVETDDWDGPGELEMFQKDGERKIQSRQQLPVGTTWGPFAGKMDLNNNSLKTKAQVPMVLTAGPKWLLDVTWQGVEDNKNNCIVYSKGGQLWCTTTKAISEGEELIAFVVDFDSRLQAASQMTLTEGMYPARLLDSIQLLPQQAAMASILPTAIVNKDIFPCKSCGIWYRSERNLQAHLMYYCSGRQREAAPVSEENEDSTPQISSLCPFPQCTKSFSNARALEMHLNSHSGVKMEEFLPPGASLKCTVCSYTADSVINFHQHLFSHLTQAAFRCNHCHFGFQTQRELLQHQELHVPGSKLPRESDMEHSPSGTEDSLQPATDLLTRSELPQSQKAMQTKDASSDTELDKCEKKTQLFLTNQRPEIQPATNKQSFSYTKIKSEPSSPRLASSPVQPNIGTSFPVGPFLSQFAFPQDITMVPQASEILAKMSELVHRRLRHGSSSYPPVIYSPLMPKGATCFECNITFNNLDNYLVHKKHYCSSRWQQMAKSPEFPGVSEKMPEAVSPNAGQTSINLLNPATHSADPENPLLQTSCISSNTVLDLIGPNGKGHDKDFSAQAKKLSTPNSNDDKINGKPVDVKNPSVPLVDGESDPNKTTCEACNITFSRHETYMVHKQYYCATRHDPPLKRSASNKVPAMQRTMRTRKRRKMYEMCLPEQEQRPPLVQQRFLDVANLSNPCTSTQEPTEALGECYHPRCDIFPGIVSKHLETSLTINKCVPVSKCDTSHSSVSCLEMDVPIDLSKKCLSQSERTTASPKRLLDYHECTVCKISFNKVENYLAHKQNFCPVTAHQRSDLGSLDSKVFPNPESERSSPEVGYERSIIKCEKNGNRKQPSPNGNLFSSHLATLQGLKVFSEAAQLIATKEENKHLFLPQCLYPGAIKKAKGADQLSPYYGIKPSDYISGSLVIHNADVEQSTNAENDSPKGQAASNGCAGPKKDSLPLLPKNRGMVIVNGGLKQDERPAANPQQENIAQNPQHEDGHKSPSWISENPLGTNENVSPGIPSAEDQLSSIAKGVNGSTQAPSSGKYCRLCDIQFNNLSNFITHKKFYCSSHAAEHVK
- the ZFPM2 gene encoding zinc finger protein ZFPM2 isoform X1 is translated as MSRRKQSKPRQIKRPLEDAIEEEEEECPSEETDIISKGDFPLEESFSTEFGQENLSCEEVEYFCNKGDDEGVQETAESDGDTQSEKPGQPGVETDDWDGPGELEMFQKDGERKIQSRQQLPVGTTWGPFAGKMDLNNNSLKTKAQVPMVLTAGPKWLLDVTWQGVEDNKNNCIVYSKGGQLWCTTTKAISEGEELIAFVVDFDSRLQAASQMTLTEGMYPARLLDSIQLLPQQAAMASILPTAIVNKDIFPCKSCGIWYRSERNLQAHLMYYCSGRQREAAPVSEENEDSTPQISSLCPFPQCTKSFSNARALEMHLNSHSGVKMEEFLPPGASLKCTVCSYTADSVINFHQHLFSHLTQAAFRCNHCHFGFQTQRELLQHQELHVPGSKLPRESDMEHSPSGTEDSLQPATDLLTRSELPQSQKAMQTKDASSDTELDKCEKKTQLFLTNQRPEIQPATNKQSFSYTKIKSEPSSPRLASSPVQPNIGTSFPVGPFLSQFAFPQDITMVPQASEILAKMSELVHRRLRHGSSSYPPVIYSPLMPKGATCFECNITFNNLDNYLVHKKHYCSSRWQQMAKSPEFPGVSEKMPEAVSPNAGQTSINLLNPATHSADPENPLLQTSCISSNTVLDLIGPNGKGHDKDFSAQAKKLSTPNSNDDKINGKPVDVKNPSVPLVDGESDPNKTTCEACNITFSRHETYMVHKQYYCATRHDPPLKRSASNKVPAMQRTMRTRKRRKMYEMCLPEQEQRPPLVQQRFLDVANLSNPCTSTQEPTEALGECYHPRCDIFPGIVSKHLETSLTINKCVPVSKCDTSHSSVSCLEMDVPIDLSKKCLSQSERTTASPKRLLDYHECTVCKISFNKVENYLAHKQNFCPVTAHQRSDLGSLDSKVFPNPESERSSPEVGYERSIIKCEKNGNRKQPSPNGNLFSSHLATLQGLKVFSEAAQLIATKEENKHLFLPQCLYPGAIKKAKGADQLSPYYGIKPSDYISGSLVIHNADVEQSTNAENDSPKGQAASNGCAGPKKDSLPLLPKNRGMVIVNGGLKQDERPAANPQQENIAQNPQHEDGHKSPSWISENPLGTNENVSPGIPSAEDQLSSIAKGVNGSTQAPSSGKYCRLCDIQFNNLSNFITHKKFYCSSHAAEHVK